A region of the Arachis hypogaea cultivar Tifrunner chromosome 15, arahy.Tifrunner.gnm2.J5K5, whole genome shotgun sequence genome:
TGGCCACAGACTTCGCCTTCATATAACACTTGTTCTTGGCATAAATAATTTCATTCCATTACATTGTACAACTGCTTCAAAATTCAAAGTTTAGAAGAAAGGAAAAAGCAGTTGTTCATTAAAATAACAAGATGATGATAATATAAGATAGTGAAAAAACAGTTAGTCCAATGCATATTAAAAGATATTCAATGTGCAGCATCTTCTTCTTGGCAGAATTTAGTGTACTCCTTTGGTCCCAGCAAGGAATCCAATTCAGCTGGACTAGTTGGCTTTACTTTTATCATCCATCCACCTTCGTACGGGCTCGAGTTTATCTTAATTAATGTCACAATAAGCATCATTGTTAGTCTGCTAATTAATATATATTCACTAAGTAAGTAACTAACAAACATACCAGGCCAGGGGTTTCCTTGAGAGAAGCGTTAACCTCAATGATTTCACCAGAGATTGGAGAGTTGACATCACTAGTTGCCTTCACACTCTCAACCGCTCCAAAACTACCTCcttgtttcactgaaccacccggTTCAGGCAGATCTACAAACACAACCTCTCCAAGATGGTCCTGATTATGCAAATTCAATTCATTCAATCCATTACTTCAATTTCATTGTAACTAACTATACGTGTAGTAATAACAAACCTGAGCATGGTCAGTGATTCCAATGGTGGCCACTGAGCCTTCATGCTTGACCCATTCATGTGAGTTTGCGTACTTGAGTCCATCCAACACTGCAAACATGATAGTTAATTAAGCAAAACAAACATGAACGAAGAGAATAATGTATGGTAGAATGTTATATATACCGGTAGAGAAGCA
Encoded here:
- the LOC112747997 gene encoding glycine cleavage system H protein, mitochondrial-like; protein product: MALRLWASSTANALKLSSAASRTHHLPSPFFLSRCFSTVLDGLKYANSHEWVKHEGSVATIGITDHAQDHLGEVVFVDLPEPGGSVKQGGSFGAVESVKATSDVNSPISGEIIEVNASLKETPGLINSSPYEGGWMIKVKPTSPAELDSLLGPKEYTKFCQEEDAAH